A single genomic interval of Vicia villosa cultivar HV-30 ecotype Madison, WI unplaced genomic scaffold, Vvil1.0 ctg.000010F_1_1, whole genome shotgun sequence harbors:
- the LOC131621699 gene encoding uncharacterized protein LOC131621699, which yields MDFSAGNPGNTIGNSGNTDGNHGNTDGNHGNTVGNTDGNLAGNPPANPGNHSLVEELHERQRALTKKLRNLRYKLKEYKQIVAEKETDLDELRRQIEDSIDNKDAEPYDVQPRVYGSDGDEFCYDADQEDGGNDGGDDVENSMPIEYDFAEPRQKAPVPTEIDYTAIFEEVEENRDFSLDEYVPEPDMDAAPEHESMLEYDARVLDREIKHLNMKREFIEDELEPRLYAEREEVQEQLEDLL from the exons ATGGACTTTTCTGCTGGAAATCCTGGAAACACTATTGGAAACTCTGGAAACACTGATGGAAACCATGGAAACACTGATGGAAACCATGGAAACACGGTTGGAAACACTGATGGAAACCTTGCTGGAAACCCTCCTGCCAACCCTGGAAACCACAGCCTTGTTGAAGAGCTTCATGAGAGGCAAAGAGCTCTAACGAAAAAACTTCGGAACCTTAGATATAAATTGAAGGAGTATAAACAGATCGTTGCTGAAAAAGAAACTGACTTGGATGAGCTACGCAGGCAGATTGAGGATTCGATAG ATAACAAGGATGCAGAACCCTATGATGTACAGCCCCGTGTCTATGGCTCTGATGGAGATGAATTCTGCTATGATGCTGATCAGGAAGATGGAGGCAACGATGGTGGAGACGATGTTGAAAATTCCATGCCTATTGAATATGACTTTGCCGAGCCACGCCAAAAAGCTCCTGTTCCAACTGAAATCGACTATACTGCGATatttgaggaagttgaggaaaacAGAGACTTCAGCTTAGACGAATATGTTCCTGAACCTGATATGGATGCTGCACCTGAACATGAAAGTATGTTGGAGTACGATGCACGAGTTCTTGATCGTGAAATTAAGCATTTGAATATGAAAAGGGAATTCATTGAAGACGAACTTGAGCCTCGGTTGtatgctgaaagagaagaagttcaaGAACAACTAGAAGACTTACTTTGA
- the LOC131621644 gene encoding uncharacterized protein LOC131621644 → MNRVKKLKNESIELPDCVISYIFSKLSLKNLVKTSALSKHWYHEWGSRKDLTFDLHNIFDYNTVPELPITLPHFQQLQSQFAASLDTFMQKYPGDMISSIRINFPLGVDHTYAIDGLIHKGLFKGANRIELLIANKTDYKIKPYKFSFPFLSGPNSLTYLHLQNCHIAATMEFSGLKNLTTLVLHLVPVSQNMIQHMCFNCIHLENLTLNQCLFLSDLNITSTSLLHLNINCGRIRTKRRNIDIIASNLLSIEYSSKFYIHILHNVNINSHTLSNMTYRCAKIFNLEFSRLTNVTTIVLDGLRENGDVLTHLFSKCLQLEDVSINMCRFTSDLKIISAKLRHLSIVHCRHRNYRSCKMDIHAPNLLSFEYRGHKLMRSIISLEAPKLLKVFWDARFNKINIYSFATIARLNQVENFTMHMSLSQISKLMEEYMDQYQNLRQLELFIAGTYNPNIDYFWILDNVMASQYRQQLSVTMRMSYSTF, encoded by the exons ATGAATAGAGTTAAAAAACTCAAGAATGAGTCAATTGAGTTGCCAGATTGTGTTATATCTTATATCTTTTCCAAGTTAAGTTTGAAGAATTTGGTGAAAACTAGTGCTTTGTCCAAACATTGGTATCACGAATGGGGATCAAGGAAGGACCTCACTTTTGATCTCCATAATATCTTTGACTATAATACAGTTCCAGAATTACCAATAACCCTTCCACACTTTCAACaacttcaatctcaatttgccGCAAGTTTGGATACATTCATGCAGAAATATCCCGGTGACATGATCAGTTCAATTCGAATAAATTTTCCATTAGGTGTCGATCATACTTATGCCATTGATGGATTGATTCACAAAGGACTTTTTAAGGGTGCCAATCGTATTGAACTTCTCATCGCAAATAAAACTGATTATAAAATAAAGCCATACAAATTCTCATTTCCTTTCTTGTCTGGCCCTAATTCTCTCACATATCTACACCTACAGAACTGCCATATAGCAGCAACTATGGAATTTTCTGGATTAAAAAATTTGACAACTCTTGTGTTGCATCTAGTTCCTGTGTCGCAGAATATGATTCAACATATGTGTTTTAACTGCATTCATCTTGAGAACTTGACTCTTAATCAATGTCTGTTCCTATCTGACTTAAATATAACTAGTACATCATTGCTTCATTTGAACATTAACTGCGGTCGTATCAGGACAAAAAGGAGGAATATTGATATCATTGCATCAAATCTCTTATCCATTGAATATTCTTCAAAGTTTTACATTCATATATTACACAATGTGAACATTAACTCTCATACGCTATCCAACATGACCTACAGATGCGCTAAAATATTTAATCTTGAGTTTTCTAGACTGACAAATGTTACAACAATTGTGTTGGATGGACTCCGTGAAAATGGTGATGTTTTaactcatttgttttcaaaatgtctCCAACTGGAAGATGTCTCCATTAACATGTGCCGGTTCACGTCTGATTTGAAAATTATCAGTGCAAAGTTGCGTCATTTGAGCATAGTTCATTGTCGCCATAGGAATTACCGTTCTTGTAAGATGGATATTCATGCTCCGAATCTACTATCCTTTGAATATAGAGGTCACAAGCTCATGAGGAGTATAATCTCTCTCGAGGCTCCAAAGTTATTGAAGGTTTTTTGGGATGCAAGATTTAACAAGATAAATATATATAGCTTTGCTACAATTGCAAGATTAAATCAGGTTGAAAATTTCACGATGCATATGAGCCTTTCACAG ATATCCAAGTTAATGGAGGAATATAtggatcaatatcaaaatcttagACAATTGGAATTATTTATTGCTGGAACATATAATCCCAATATAGACTACTTTTGGATTTTAGATAATGTAATGGCTTCTCAATATCGCCAACAACTTTCTGTAACAATGAGAATGAGTTATTCAACCTTTTAG